The window TACTATGGGTACAGCATATCTAAGTATGTTAAATGTACTTTTCTGTGATTTCGAGTTTTCTAAATGATGTAAATTGAAGCTTATATAGTCATCTTTTGTTATTTTAAAGTCGATTTTCATTTGTGCGTCCCCTTATTATTAAAAACTTTATTTACATTATATTACAAATTTCAAGCACTTACAATTAAGCATAGTAACATGAAAAAAGGAAGGGTCTTCATCTTCTTCAGACGACCCTTCCTTTACTTTTAGGCTTTGAATGTCTTATATTTAAATCCTACATATAAAAATTTAACTTATCTATTTAAATTTAATCTCTAATTGCGTTTAGTTTATGAAGCAAATACTCTTTTTTATTCAATGGATCATACGTTGTTTTTTTGCGTGCTTTTGAAAATTCAGCTGAAGCTTCCTTATACCCATAAAATTTTGTCACAAACATTCCTCTACCTTCTGTATATGAAGCTATTTTCATTTTATATTCTTTTGAATTTTCTACTGGAATTAATCCCTTTATTGAGAATTCATCCCCTATAACAATAGGATTATCAAAGGTTGCCCTCATAGTTTCTAAATCCCATACCGCTTTGCTTAAAGCATTTTGAGGAATCTTTAACTCAAACTCATGTAATGGCTCTAATAAAACAGTTTGTGCTTTATATAATGCTTCCATGAATACCATAGGTGTCACATTTCTAAAATCTGCTGGAGTGCTGGCTGGACTAAAAAATTCACCACAGCTAAGAGTGACTTTTACATCTGTAACCTCCCATCCAAATAATCCTTGTTTACTTGTCTTAATAACTGCTTCTTCAATTGCATTTTGAAAAGATTTTGGCAATGACCCTACTGAAACATTAGAAATATACCTAAGACCTTCGCCTCTCCCTGCTGGTTCTATTTCTAAGCCTACTGTCGCCCAAAATGGATTTAAGTCTTCCTGCATATGCATTATTGACGCTCCAAAACCTTTAGGTGTTTCCTTATAGATAGTCTCAATATTCGAAAACTCTACTTTTATTCCATATAAATCATCTAACATGGAACTTAGTATTTCCATTTGAACTTCACCGAATAAGTTGACATAAATTTCTTTATCTATGTCATTCATCTCTAATTCTAGTAGTGGATCTTCCTCTGCAAGTAATGTTAATGCTTTAAATAGCTCTGGATTTTTTTCTTTATCAATTGCAGAAATTGTTGTTTTTAATGCTGGTTTAGCTATAGATATATTTTTAATTTTATCATTTGAAATTCCAATAACATCTCCCACTTGGAAACTTGTAAGTCCATATAAAATACCTATATCCCCTGCTTCTATCCTCTGTGCTTCAACAACTCCCCCATTTTCTAACCTATTAATTTTCTTTACTTTTTCTGCTATCTCCTTATTAGGTACTTGAATTTTATCTCTTACAGATATTTTTCCTCCAAATAATCTTACATAAACCTTCTTTTCATTTTTACTTGTTCTTTCGATTTTAAATACTACTCCAGATAAATCACTTTCACAATCATCACCTGCAAATGGAAAATAACTACAAATTCCATCTAATAAGTCTTCAACTCCAAGTCCAATTGCTGCCGCACCACAAAATACTGGATAT of the Turicibacter sp. TJ11 genome contains:
- the tetB(P) gene encoding tetracycline resistance ribosomal protection protein TetB(P) produces the protein MKKIINIGIVAHVDAGKTTITENLLYYSGAIKSVGRVDLGNTQTDSMELERKRGITIKSSTISFNWNNVKVNIVDTPGHVDFISEVERSLSVLDGAILVISGVEGIQSQTRILFETLKELNIPTIIFVNKLDRIGANFNKVFEDIKKNMSNKVVRLQEVYDVGSKAVYIKKLFDTCMINDDAIDVLSDLDEAFLERYIGGIEPDKEEIQEKLSLYASEGSLYPVFCGAAAIGLGVEDLLDGICSYFPFAGDDCESDLSGVVFKIERTSKNEKKVYVRLFGGKISVRDKIQVPNKEIAEKVKKINRLENGGVVEAQRIEAGDIGILYGLTSFQVGDVIGISNDKIKNISIAKPALKTTISAIDKEKNPELFKALTLLAEEDPLLELEMNDIDKEIYVNLFGEVQMEILSSMLDDLYGIKVEFSNIETIYKETPKGFGASIMHMQEDLNPFWATVGLEIEPAGRGEGLRYISNVSVGSLPKSFQNAIEEAVIKTSKQGLFGWEVTDVKVTLSCGEFFSPASTPADFRNVTPMVFMEALYKAQTVLLEPLHEFELKIPQNALSKAVWDLETMRATFDNPIVIGDEFSIKGLIPVENSKEYKMKIASYTEGRGMFVTKFYGYKEASAEFSKARKKTTYDPLNKKEYLLHKLNAIRD